One window of the Rhizorhabdus dicambivorans genome contains the following:
- a CDS encoding calcium-binding protein: protein MSDLVVNLSAGATEAQIQAALNGLADGGTLVLAANQTISIRSGLVMDVSGRSISFDLNGSTLQQAGDVSVLTVKGQNPTGQSATLGHDDAGQLTIATAGAPNAIAGQWVKVYSDDILPHDQGDATRLGQAMQVVSVSGNTLTLKGELLNEASYATNVRVAAYVGGTPTVQNGTIRGDQGHDDWLKDLVQVRSTVHADLNHLTVRDGNSMGINIVNSVHAKVSQTAVINLTDDPATGHNGYGVHSASSTGTTVEGLYAERVRHATDDNAVGTAAGGTDPSRYGADIGLTVSDVVASNTSAPAFSWHSEGRAGLVTDSVVFDSYGVLGARGVGNAMRDVSGTGNARGITFYEYGDGDGRDISVDNVHLSGLSVYGFTTIGDATDNRITDSTFDVLSSKVWNTSGSSLLNTLVNIVTGVNQVSGAMTIGTAADDRLLGTALADSISGGDGSDYIWGGVGADLLNGGSGRDRFAYLSVEEGGDTVVGFTAGAYGDAIDLSVIAIRNGWTGDIFAGGYVALVQSGADTLVRVDADGGANGFVTLATLRDVDAADARATISTEIRVTGDPVARPVGDVNLVLAPPVIAQKLTGTAGADALVGGAGNDTLSGLEGDDTLTGGAGADTLYGGAGRNSAGYAGAAASVTVDLDDGTHNGGEAAGDVFSGISGIIGSNFDDVLRGSSGSNALSGGAGDDLIDGRSGADTLSGGSGNDTILGGTANDRLDGEAGSDRLASGSGYDTLTGGDGVDVFVFDRADSGWDTITDFRGDRIELVGFGVTSMAQVNFISGPAPTAVGTMPTLLYNSNDGSLLWDADGAGKGVAAVKIGMLGDHPTLTAGDFLFG, encoded by the coding sequence GTGTCCGATCTTGTTGTGAACCTTTCCGCCGGCGCCACCGAGGCCCAGATACAGGCCGCTTTGAACGGGCTTGCCGATGGCGGCACGCTCGTCCTCGCGGCGAACCAGACGATCTCGATCCGCAGCGGCCTCGTCATGGATGTTTCGGGCCGGTCGATCAGCTTCGATCTGAACGGGTCGACCCTGCAGCAGGCCGGCGATGTCAGCGTGCTCACCGTCAAGGGCCAGAACCCCACCGGCCAGTCGGCGACGCTCGGCCATGACGATGCGGGACAGCTGACTATCGCCACCGCCGGGGCGCCCAACGCCATCGCGGGCCAGTGGGTGAAGGTCTATTCGGACGATATTCTGCCTCATGATCAGGGCGATGCGACCCGGCTGGGCCAGGCGATGCAGGTCGTCTCGGTCTCGGGCAATACGCTTACCCTGAAGGGGGAACTGCTCAACGAAGCCAGCTATGCGACGAACGTGCGCGTAGCCGCCTATGTCGGCGGCACCCCCACTGTCCAGAACGGCACGATCCGTGGCGATCAGGGCCATGACGATTGGCTGAAGGACCTCGTCCAGGTCCGCTCGACCGTCCATGCCGATCTCAACCATCTCACCGTGCGCGACGGCAACTCGATGGGCATCAACATCGTCAACTCGGTCCACGCGAAGGTCAGCCAGACGGCGGTTATCAACCTGACCGACGATCCCGCCACCGGCCATAACGGCTATGGCGTCCACTCGGCATCGAGCACCGGCACCACCGTCGAGGGCCTCTATGCCGAGCGGGTCCGCCACGCGACCGACGACAATGCAGTGGGTACGGCGGCCGGCGGCACCGATCCCTCCCGCTATGGCGCCGATATCGGCCTGACGGTCAGCGACGTCGTCGCCTCCAACACCAGCGCGCCGGCCTTCTCCTGGCACAGCGAGGGCCGTGCCGGGCTGGTGACGGACTCGGTGGTGTTCGACAGCTATGGGGTGCTCGGCGCGCGCGGCGTCGGCAATGCGATGCGCGACGTCTCGGGCACGGGCAATGCGCGCGGCATCACCTTTTACGAATATGGCGATGGCGACGGCCGCGACATCAGCGTCGACAATGTCCACCTGTCCGGGCTCAGCGTCTATGGCTTCACCACCATCGGTGACGCCACCGATAACCGCATTACCGACAGCACGTTCGACGTGCTCAGTTCCAAGGTCTGGAACACCAGCGGCAGCAGTCTGCTCAACACGCTGGTCAATATCGTGACCGGGGTGAACCAGGTCAGCGGCGCGATGACGATCGGCACCGCCGCCGACGACCGGCTGCTCGGCACCGCGCTGGCGGACAGCATCTCGGGCGGCGACGGCAGCGATTATATCTGGGGCGGCGTCGGTGCCGACCTGCTCAATGGCGGCTCGGGTCGCGATCGCTTCGCCTATCTGTCGGTGGAGGAGGGCGGCGACACGGTGGTCGGCTTCACCGCCGGGGCCTATGGCGATGCGATCGATCTGTCGGTGATCGCGATCCGCAACGGCTGGACGGGCGACATCTTCGCGGGCGGCTATGTCGCGCTGGTCCAGTCGGGCGCGGACACGCTGGTTCGGGTCGATGCCGATGGTGGCGCCAACGGCTTCGTGACGCTCGCCACCCTGCGCGATGTCGATGCCGCCGATGCGCGTGCCACCATATCGACCGAGATCCGCGTGACGGGCGATCCGGTCGCCAGGCCGGTGGGCGACGTCAATCTGGTCCTGGCCCCGCCGGTCATCGCGCAGAAGCTCACCGGCACCGCCGGGGCGGATGCGCTGGTTGGAGGGGCCGGCAACGACACGCTGAGCGGCCTCGAGGGTGACGACACCCTGACCGGCGGTGCGGGGGCCGACACGCTCTACGGCGGGGCCGGCCGCAACAGCGCGGGCTATGCCGGCGCCGCGGCGTCGGTCACCGTCGATCTTGATGACGGCACCCACAATGGCGGCGAGGCGGCCGGGGATGTGTTCAGCGGCATCTCGGGCATCATCGGCAGCAATTTCGACGATGTGTTGCGCGGCAGCAGCGGCTCCAACGCGCTCAGTGGCGGGGCGGGCGACGACCTGATCGATGGCCGGTCGGGCGCGGACACGCTGTCCGGCGGTTCGGGCAACGACACCATCCTCGGCGGCACCGCAAATGACCGGCTCGATGGCGAGGCGGGCTCCGACCGGCTGGCGAGCGGCAGCGGCTATGACACGCTGACCGGCGGCGACGGTGTCGATGTCTTCGTCTTCGATCGCGCCGACAGCGGCTGGGACACGATCACCGATTTCCGGGGCGACCGGATCGAGCTGGTCGGCTTCGGCGTCACCAGCATGGCGCAGGTCAATTTCATTAGCGGCCCAGCCCCCACGGCGGTGGGGACGATGCCGACTCTGCTCTACAACAGCAATGACGGTAGCCTGCTGTGGGATGCGGACGGCGCGGGGAAGGGCGTGGCGGCGGTGAAGATCGGGATGCTGGGCGACCATCCGACCCTGACCGCCGGCGATTTCCTGTTCGGCTGA